Within the Bradyrhizobium cosmicum genome, the region CGCAGGGGCTTCCAGATCGTTGGGGACGGTTTCGAGGACTTCGACCCAATCCGCAATCGACCCGCCCTCGTCCGGCCAGGCCGGAGCTTCGAGGACCGAGGTGGCGCCCACCAGCAGTTCACCGTTGCGCAGGCCCAACTCCCTGAACACGTCCTTGGTGGCAACAGGCACGCGCGGATTGACCATGACGCAGGGCATGCGCGGCAGCGCCAGAGGCAGCAGCTGCTCGCCGACACCGGTCATGTCGCAGGCGCGCGAGAACAGGCACACCGGCACGTCGGCGCCGGTTGCGAGCGCGACCTTCTGGAGCCGGGGATCATCGAGCGACAGATCGTTGAGACGCGCCAGCAGCCGAAGCGCCGCCGCGGCATCGGCCGAGCCGCCGCCGATACCGGCCGCAACAGGCAGCACTTTGTCGAGCGCGAAGGCCCCGAGCTTCAGGTTCGGCACGGCTTCGGCCAGAAGCCTGGCGGCCTTGAGCACGAGATTGTCGGAGGTCTCGCCGCAGGCCGCCGCCAGCGGTCCGGTCGTGGCGAGCTTCAACTCGGCGCCCGGATCGAGCGTCAAACGATCTGCGCAGTCGGCGAAGGCCACCACGCTTTGGAGATCATGATAGCCGTCCGTACGACGGCCGACGACGCGAAGGCTCAAATTGACCTTCGCCCGTCCTTCTTCAATCAACGCCGGCATCGGCGATCAGCCCCCAGAACTCACTCAGACTAGCCGCCCTTGCCGTCGTCTTTCTTCTTGTCCGCCTGCGCGGCCGAAGAGTTCGAATTGTCCTCGGCGGCGAGGCCGTTGGCGATCTTGGCCTCGATCTTCGGAAGCTCTTCCGGCTCGGGCTTGAGATCGCGGGCATGGGCCCACTGGAATTTGGCTTCCAGCGTGCGGCCGACACGCCAATAGGCATCGCCAAGATGATCGTTGATGGTGGGATCCTCAGGCTTGAGGTCGATCGCACGCTCGAGGTTCTTCACCGCTTCTTCGTAATTGCCGATGCGGTAGTAAGCCCAGCCGAGCGAGTCGACGATGTAGCCGTCGTCGGGACGCTGCTCGACGGCGCGCTTGATCATCTTCATGCCTTCGTCGAGATTGACGCCCTGGTCGATCCAGGAATAGCCAAGATAGTTGAGGACATGCGGCTGGTCGGGCTGCAGCTCGAGCGCCTTCTTCATGTCGGCTTCGGCCTTGGCCCACTCCTTGGAGCGCTCCTCGCAGATGCCGCGATAATAGTACCAGACGCTGTTGGCCTTGTCGGCACCGGGCGGCAGCACGTCGATGCCGCGCGAATAGGTTGCGCCGCAGTCGCCGAACCGCTTGCGGCCGCGCTCGATGTTGCCGAGCGCCATGATGGCTTCGAGATCCTTGGCATCCTCAGTCGTGACGCCCTTGAGAATCTTGATTGCCTCTTCGGTGCGATCGGCGGAGTCGAGATCGATGGCGAGCTGGATCTGCGCGTTGCGCTTGAGCGGCGAGGTCGACGGCACGCGCTCGTAGACCTTGATCGCCATCTGCGGCCGCTTCACCGATTCATAGAGATCGGCGAGCGATAGCAGCGCCAGCGGATGGGTCGGCTGGAGGTAGAGCGAGAGCTGCAGATAGACCAGCGCCAGATCCTCGCCGCCGCGGCGGGTCAGCGTCGCGCCGATGCCGTAGAGCGCCTCGGCGGCGCCCGCTTGCGCGGAATCGACCAGCGGCGGCATTTTCTTGCCGGCCTTGGTGTCGCGCAGGCCTTCCACGATCAGCGGGTGGCGGGCGAGCTTCTTGTCGAACGCCTGATAGACATTGGTCGCGGCGGCCGAGTCCTTGTTACGCGACAGCCAGCGCGCATAGGCCTCGGTGACGCGCAGCATGGAATCGTCGAGCTTGTAGGCGCGCTCGAAGCGGATGCCGGCGTCCTTTTCCTTGCCGGCGAGCTCGAGGATCATGCCGGCGTGGAGGTCCTTGAACAGCGGATACCATTCCGGACCGGCGAGCTTGTCGATGGTGGCGACACCGCCCTTGGCATCGCCCGCGCCATAGGCGGCCCAGCCCGACAGCAGCGTGGCGACCAGATCGGTGATCGGACCGCGGATCGACTGATTGATGTTGGTCTGCGCGGTCGCGTACTTCTTGACCTTGAGATCATGCACGCCGACGACGAGGCGCGCGACGCGGTTGGTCTTGTCGATGGTGAGGATGCGCTCGGCGAGCTTGACGGCTTCGTCGATGTCACCGTCCGCGACCGACGAGATGAAGGCGCGGTCGAGCAGCTCGTTGTTCTTGGGGTCGGTGCGAAGCGCCGAACGGTAGAAGGCCGCGGCCGATGTCGCGTCGCGCTCGACGCTGGCGTGGCGGGCGGCGAGATAGCTGCCGGCGGTGGTGAGCGATTTCAGATCGTTTCGGCTGGGGAATTGCGCCGCCGTATCGGACGGATGGTCCGGCGTCTGCGCCAGGACCGCGCCGGGGACCGTCGCGATCGCTGTGCCCATCAGGGCGATGGCGGCAACAGTCCAGCGGTTGAAACGATTTGAGAACATCAGGGCTCGCCTTGAGTTGGTAGTGCCTGGGTTTGCAGCAGAAGGCCGTATCGCATGCGAACGCGGCCGGTGGCATCGGACCCGGAACCGTCGGGCCGACAATGCCGCTTTTGGCGCTTCGCCGCAAGGATTCGGGCCGGGCGATCCCCTCCGCACGCCCCAAATCGGCCAACAGAGCCCCAAGACGCCGCCAGTATGGCCGTATCGTGGCCGCGACGGGTAGCCGCAGGCGGGTCCTCACGCGAACGTGCGTCAGATCACCTTTTGTGACCTGGTCCGCTCTGCTCGCTCTTACATCGCTTCGTAGTTCGGACCGCCGCCGCCCTCCGGGGGAACCCAGGTGATGTTACCGTTGGGGTCCTTCACGTCGCAGGTTTTGCAGTGGACGCAATTCTGGGCGTTGATCTGGTAGCGCGGGCTCGCGCCCTCCTCGACCCATTCATAGACACCGGCCGGGCAATAGCGATTCGAGGGACCGGCGAAGACGTCGTGCTCGGACGTCTTCTGCAGGTTCATGTCGGCAACCCGGAGATGGACCGGCTGGTCCTCCTCGTGATTGGTGTTGGACAGGAACACCGAAGACAGCTTGTCGAAGGAAATCTTGCCATCGGGCTTCGGATAGGCCTTGGGCGCGTGCTGCTTGGCCGGATCGAGCGTGGCGCGGTCAGGCTTGGCATGCGACTGCGTGCCGAACAGCGAGCCGCCGAACAGCGTGTTGCACCACATGTCGATGCCGCCGAGCGCAACGCCGAGCACGGTGCC harbors:
- a CDS encoding 4-(cytidine 5'-diphospho)-2-C-methyl-D-erythritol kinase; this encodes MPALIEEGRAKVNLSLRVVGRRTDGYHDLQSVVAFADCADRLTLDPGAELKLATTGPLAAACGETSDNLVLKAARLLAEAVPNLKLGAFALDKVLPVAAGIGGGSADAAAALRLLARLNDLSLDDPRLQKVALATGADVPVCLFSRACDMTGVGEQLLPLALPRMPCVMVNPRVPVATKDVFRELGLRNGELLVGATSVLEAPAWPDEGGSIADWVEVLETVPNDLEAPALRIEPVIGEVLEALRDTAGVKLARMSGSGATCFAIYGAPTDAHAAAEKIRRDHPGWWVHSGTLS
- a CDS encoding tetratricopeptide repeat protein, which produces MFSNRFNRWTVAAIALMGTAIATVPGAVLAQTPDHPSDTAAQFPSRNDLKSLTTAGSYLAARHASVERDATSAAAFYRSALRTDPKNNELLDRAFISSVADGDIDEAVKLAERILTIDKTNRVARLVVGVHDLKVKKYATAQTNINQSIRGPITDLVATLLSGWAAYGAGDAKGGVATIDKLAGPEWYPLFKDLHAGMILELAGKEKDAGIRFERAYKLDDSMLRVTEAYARWLSRNKDSAAATNVYQAFDKKLARHPLIVEGLRDTKAGKKMPPLVDSAQAGAAEALYGIGATLTRRGGEDLALVYLQLSLYLQPTHPLALLSLADLYESVKRPQMAIKVYERVPSTSPLKRNAQIQLAIDLDSADRTEEAIKILKGVTTEDAKDLEAIMALGNIERGRKRFGDCGATYSRGIDVLPPGADKANSVWYYYRGICEERSKEWAKAEADMKKALELQPDQPHVLNYLGYSWIDQGVNLDEGMKMIKRAVEQRPDDGYIVDSLGWAYYRIGNYEEAVKNLERAIDLKPEDPTINDHLGDAYWRVGRTLEAKFQWAHARDLKPEPEELPKIEAKIANGLAAEDNSNSSAAQADKKKDDGKGG